TCcagagaaactgtttttgtacaAGCTCAGCCCCTTCCTCTGACTGCCAATAACATCACTCCGCTTGAGCTCCACTACCATGTTAGCTAATGGGTCCTTCTCACACTCAAATTCTGCagagaaggacacacacacatacacacacgctcacacaaccTGAAGTACTGCAGCTGAACTATAATTACATCTGGGATCAAGTGATCAAGCTCAACTCCCTCCTGGCCAGCAACTCTTAAGAGCAAAAGCAGCCCAAATGGTTAAAGAAACATACTACGTATCAATAATACTATTTCTATAGCCTATGAAATAAAATGTGTCTTTTCATTTCTGTCTCAATTAACTTGTAGACAGACTTGAGCATTGTATGGGTGTGGGCAGTATGCAGGAAGGCTATGAAGCAGATAAATAATTAACTAGGGCACATTGGCCAAGTGAAAAGTTCaacagcacacacgcacacggaacacacactcaacctgaCTGTTTCCCTATGCAAATGACGACATCCCACACATTCAAACCGATCCCCTTCTTATGAAACGTGACTGTTATCACTGACGAACAGCAACATGTCCAAATAAGTCCATGTCAAGCCTACTCTTTAAAAACAGGATTGTCTTTCATCTGGTTATGGTAGGTAGAACGCCATAACATGGGAAGAAGGGTGATCGGTCTCTTTAAACGCAAAACAAAAAAGATCATTAATGGAATGAATGACAGGCCACACCAAAAATGAATTCTACTTGGCCAAGATTACAACTGATTACTTTATTACTGGTATACTGTTTGGAATTATCTGAATATAATAGACAAGGATTGTACTATACCCCGCTATATTAGCCCATGAGAACATGAAACGTcagggccatttctaggagTGCTATCTAAAGCCTAAACAAACGCGATCTAGCATGCGGCgtcctctttctgtgtgtgcaaaggctatgttgattgacaTCCCCCTGACGAAACGTGAGAGTAAAACCCCCCATATTGTGATCCTATTGAACTGcccttcattcctgtattcattgtccagtcCTCTGAGATGCTCAACTTGAGCGATCAGAACACTTACAATGCTGCAGGGCTTCAGACGTTTTCAATACAGCATTACAAATACGAATAAACCCAGGTCACTGTCTGGGATCCACTGACCTTCATCAGCTTCTACAGGTTCTTCTGAAACGTCTGAGTGGTTCTCAGGAATGGGCGGGGCATCTGCTGGAACAGGCTCTTCCTTCACCAAACGCACCAGCCGTGCCAACTCCTCTGGTGTCTAAGAACATAAAGCAATCCATTACGATATCCCAACATTTCAGAGGCTTTTAGTATACAGTCAATACTAGCAATATTGACAAACCCACTGACTACTATTACGACTTGAATTTTATAAATGTGGTGTTTGGGAAACCGAATTGACAGCTAGGATAAGAGGAATGATGATGAAGTCTTTTCTCACTAGTTTCTGTAGTTGGTCATTCCCTCCGACGTGGACGCTGTTGAAGAAGATCTGAGGTACAGTGCTTCGTCCAGTCAGCTCTTTCACTTTGACCCTCAGCTCTGGGTGTCTCCCCATGTCCACATcccacacaggcacacccaGTCGGCCCAGACTGGCCTTGGCCTGCACACAGTGGGGACAGCCTGTGATGGAGTAGACCGTCACTCGTCCAGGGGCGCTGGCCACAGTCTCCGCCATCTAAATCAAGAGATGCAAGAGAAGTGACATATGAGaatgggagaaagaaaaaggcaGTGGCTGCTTAGTTCTAGATCGAGGAGTGTTTGACATTACTTCCTGAATGTGTCAGTTATGTGCTAAGGTCATGTGTTGTAAGTTCAAGTGATGAAACCTTAAAGTGTTGCAATAAGTCGATTTTGTTATCcccatacagtagcctactccTTGTTCTCATACGTTATCAACCATAATTTACACTTTAAATTATCGTTATCAATTATCCACCTCAGTATGTTCTGCTGTGAGGTTTAGACACACTACTAGTATTCTATTAACACTGTTGTGGCACATAATAATGTATGTAATTTAACGAGCTCAGTTCAGCATTGTGCAAACGCTAGATAGCCCAGATGAGCGTTAACCAATTATTCCAATTGTATGACGACTGTAGTCTGAACAGTATCTGTAAAGTTCATAGACCAACAGCTTGGCTGATCTACTGTATCATGGTATAAAACATCCAGCTAGCCAGAAAACACCAGCACCGATTGCTCTGCTACAATGATACGTGGTTATTAACTAGCTATAGCTAGCATCTTACCTCGGGAAGACAGGCAAACGATATTACAGATCTCAGAAAAGGTGCTTAATGCTGAGCAACGTCCAGTACTGTGGTCTACATAATGGCGCAACCATAGGCAAAAGAGCTAGCAAGTTAGCTATAAAGTTAACTCGCTAGCTGGCTCTTGACCTGTCCTGCGTGGACTGGAGCACAACCTGGGTAGTAGGGTCCACTCTGCCTAAGCATATCATCCTGCTGTTTGTTTAGCTAGAGGAAGACGGAACGTTCGACACAAGCTTTGTTTCCGTTCGGATGATTGTTTGGTGGGACTCATACGAGAAGacttgaaggtgtgtttactatTGAAATCTCTATGTAGTAAGTTTAAAGATGCAAGGTTTGACCCATATAGAGCGTAACGGCTGTAAAAAAATGTTGGGTCTTTTGTCAAAAGGAGACATATTGTCCCTTACTGACACAGTCACCAATAAGATGATTGCTGTGGAGAGTGTCAAAGGTGAGGTACAGTACTGCTTTTTTACTGCTAATACAGCTAgaggctactgtagctagctactactagctagtacagtacagttagaagctagctagctacagtagagcTAGATATGATTGAAACTTGTCTTTGTCTGGAAACTCTTGCTTACTGTAATAGAGAactactgtagctaggtagcaaGAGGTTCATGTATTGCTAATAATGGCATGCGTCAATCACAGAGGCTGTGGAGGCGATTCTTTCATACTCAAATTGTGCCGAGGAACTGTTGAAACGAAAGAAGGTACACCGTGACGTCATATTCAAGTATCTAGCAAAGGAAGGCGTCGTCATACCATCAAACAGCGAGAAACACCAGTTGATCAAGAAAACATTAGAGTTCTGGTCAAACGCTACAGTAAAAACTGAAAAGGTAAGACGTGACTGTCGATTTGTGTCAGTTTTTCTGGCCCATGGGCTTTACATAACAGGCAGGGGTTAGCTTAAATGTAATGATCCACCCTAGATATATTTATGGCACACATTTTCTTGCTTTCAGGTCGTTGTTAGTCAGAGCCCAGACACTGAAGCAGAGCAAAGGGTCTCAGTGACAGCTGAGGCTGCGGGGGAAGCTGTCTTTGAACCGTTAGCCTTGGCACGACAGTTCTGCCAATGGTTCTACCAGCTCTTGAACAGCCAGAACCCCTCTCTGGGCCAGCCACCTCAAGACTGGGGTCCACAACACTTCTGGGAGGATGTGAGGCTGTGCCTTCTCACCAGGTAAGATTCCAGTCTGGTTTATTAGACCTACCATATGGACATATTTTCTGTATATTGTTCATGCAGATCTATCTGCATTAGATTGTATTTGAAGTTGTACATCTCTCTCAGCATCAATGGGCAGCAGACGGAGGAGTTCCATGGTTCTGAACTGGCCAGTCTGCGCCTGTTAGCCTTGGCCAGGGATGAGAGGCTCCTCCTGAGCCCCAACCTGGAGCCCCATGGCCTCAGGGCTCTGTCCTCCCCCCATGGCCTGGTGCTGGTGGCTGTGGCTGGGACTATCCACAGAGACAGAGCCTGCCTTGGAATCTTTGAGCAGGTCTTTGGTCTCATCCGCTCCCCTCTGGACAAAAACCAATGGAAGATTAAGTTTGTGAACTTGAAGATCAGAGGACAGGACTCTCTGAGTGGGGCTGAGGAGCTAGTGTCTCCTGCTCTGACTTGTGACTCCAGTGAGCTTCAGCTCCTCTGTAGCTGATGAGTGGGGGCTGATCCTAGGAAGAACTGGGTTTAGATGCTGTGGAGACTTTAAAATGTAAATAGTGCTCATTGTACATTATGGAAATTACTGTAGTTGTTCTCACTGAagagaaaaacaacacaaagagAAGTGAAGTTTCATGAAGTTTGAAATGTGTTCTCATCATTAAGGCTGTGGATAACTAAGTTATACTCTTtccaaataaaatattttcagaACATTACCTTAAGTTACTCAGCCAAATTGCCACTGTTGGTGATGGTATGTGCCTTAACTTAAAGTATATTACAAAACAGTATGTGGACTGAAGTCACTTAATGCTTTAGTGGTAAGAaattaaattcattgtaaatatGCTCAATACTTAAAGCTGCAATAACACTGCTgataacattacaaaataaattcAAATATGAGAAACAGCATTCACAATTCTTGTCTGAATTTACGTGCTTTCTTTCAGCTTGAGTAGGAATGACAGTGGTTTTCCAAAATAATCAAAGGAGGAAAGCCAGCCTCGCATTATTGCCTTAAAAGTAGCATGATGTTCCAAAAAAATGTAGATTGACATTCCACTAGCACTGAGATGTCAAAATATGCTAAATATTTCTCAAAGGGCCCTtagcttacacaacatgtttaaagcggacaaaaccttttttttactgaaaaaaAGCTTACCTATTGTACATTTAAATTGCAAACAAGGAAGCAAATGCTTTTGCATTCATTGCTGCCATCTGCTGGTGAAATACATTGTCTGATACCAAAAGTGTTTGGTTGACAAATTAACTTTCCGTTTCTTTTCTTATACTTCAAAGGAAAACGAAAGCTACAGTTTCCGGGCTTATTTCAATAGCAAATCAATTGGAATATCAGAGTGCTTCACATTTACAAGGTCAGAGTGCTGCACATTTTCTTACTTGACACTTCAACCAACTTTATCAAGGATGCCTGAAAGTTTGACTTTTGAGGAGAGATATGGCTGCAGAACGATTCTAGAGATGTTGCCAAGAGACAACATACTATCGCTACATCACACTGTTACTAATACAGAGAAAGGCTGGATTAGTACCACACGTAAGAGCTCATTTAATCTTTTGTACTTTAGTGCATTTGAAAGCACAACACCataataacaaataaataatcacatttatatttattaCCGCCTTAAACCAGAAAAAAACATTCGGAGATTACGTATGAATAACTAGAATTGTTACGTCCGTGCCATTCTTTCACCATTTTAAAAGGCAAGAGCTTTGTAATTGAATTTATATTGATTAACTGTTGTTTAGAATGACCAGATGCTATGAGTGTATATAAGACATGTTATGTGTTAGCATCCTTATCACTCTGCTGAATGACATTTGTGTTACGTGTCCTCCAGTAGATTGGTCACAGTGCTCTGTTAATTGAATTCTTCCTTGACAGCTTTCTTATCAGGAACTGTGTCTTTTTGTATCAGAAGCAATTGTCGACATTATTTCACATTCCAAAAATGCTGGGGAGCTATTGAAACGAAAGAAAGTCCAACGTGACGTCCTTTTCACTTACCTTCAAAATGAGGGGATTGCTTTGCCCAAATCCACCGACAAACAACAGTTAGTGTATCTGGCCTTGGGACACTGGTCTAAGAATCTGTACAGTCCACCACCTACGGTAAAGttggcacacacccacacttctGATACATGTTAATAATTATTCTATGattgggaagggggtgggggtgatcaCTAACTTGATCCATGTATCTTTTATCCTCAGAAATGTTCTACTTTCAGTAGTTTACTGACAAGCCCAGTTTGTGCTGCgaaaactttacccaataccaaaacaaataaaaaaacattttcttttaaccttcgctctgtggggggtgtgagacagcccgacggttaaaagaaaatgcgtcactttatttttgtatgaggtaaagttgtcgcaacatgtgggggggggggggggggggggggtcacaatgactgaagggtcacaatgacccgaagataacacaagggttaaatgaatTACTGTTCAACTCCTGCAGTGTATTTATAGGAGATATGCACTTGAGTCTTAGCAAGCCTAAAAtgaaaaatgcatagttatCTTCTGATACATGTTAATAATTATTCTATgattgggaggggagggggtaatCACTAACTTGATTCATGTATCTTCTATCCTCAGACATTTTCTACTTTCAGTAGTTTACTGACCAGCCCAGTTTTACCTACACCATTCATTCCCATTTCCACAACACCCTCCAATCCTGCACCTTCCTACCAGGTAGCCTATGTCACCAACGTCATGCacttctttttttctgtttgttttctgtTACCTTATCACTTTTGAGATAGTGAAATTAATTACTGTTCAACTCCTGCAGTGTATTTATAAGGGATATGCACTTGAGTCTTAGGAAGCCTAAAATgaaaaaatgcatagttatgATTAGAAATATGCAAATTTGAAAACGTTTAACCCTTAACTCACAATACAAATGAGCAACTGGATGGACGGTTAACTCATCGTTAATAGATCATTGTGACTCTGTGATATTGTGAAGATGTAAAatgttgcctctcatttttgtaGTGACAAGTTACATATCAGTGAAATGTAATCACTTTTCTAGGCATCTGTCAAACTAGAGAGTCCACTTGTGTTTGAACAAAGCTCCCCGTTGACAAAGCTGAAGGATGACAGTTCTGGAACTGACCTCCCAGCCATGGCCCAAGAGTTCTGCAAGTGGTTCTACCAGCTTCTGAATGGCTTAAACCCCTCTCTGGGTCAAATGGCTCTTGACTTGAATCCCAGGCACTTCTGGGAGGATGTGAAGCTACGTATCGTTTCCAAAACTGGAAGTGAAGAGTATGATGGAGCTGAGCTTGTCAGTCTGCGCCTGTTAGCCTTGGCCAGGGATGAGAGGCTCCTCCTGAGCCCCAACCTGGAGCCCCATGGCCTCAGGGCTCTGTCCTCCCCCCATGGCCTGGTGCTGGTGGCTGTGGCTGGGACTATCCACAGAGACAGAGCCTGCCTTGGAATTTATGAGCAGGTCTTTGGCCTCATCCGCTCCCCTCTGGACAACAACCAATGGAAGATCAAGTTCACTGAAGTCAGAATGCAAAAGAAGGATGACATGAGTGTAGGAGATGAGCTGGCTCCTCCCCCGTTAACTTGGGACACCAGTGAACTAGAGAGGCTCTGTGGCTCTCCTTGATCTACATGAAGGCTGATCTACGTCAGGGATAAACATACTGGCATAATGCTCTGTTATCctctatatatttattattatttattttatagcAACAGTAGAAAAGAACATTAAAACAGCTTATTATAAacgaagatatatatatatatatatatatatatatactgcagTGCTTGGAGAACTTTCCACGTGCAGCTGACATCTTGATGAAACTTCTTCTTTCTGGCTCCTCCCAGTGTAGGGTGGGTGACATCATTCTTTTCCTttgaataaaaaatgatttttattcaaaaagtaagaaagaaaaaatgaaaataaggaCTTGTGATGACTAAAAACAAGTTAATTGAGGAATACTGAATGTTTTTTTACCCTCTGTCTCAGAGCTGTAGATATCCTCTCAGAGCTGGGAtcacctgtccctcctcctggtTCTTCCTCTTAGTACCTCTCCATCTGTGCTGTTACTGTCagaatgactgactgactgacattaACCATTGTACACATCTCCAGGGACAAATACATTGCTACTGTAAATAAAAGAAAGAGGGTGACAAGTTACAGCAGTATCATGTTGACTGTATATACTTGTGTGTCGGTGGTTGAGATAACCTAGCAATGTTTTGAGCAACACTGTGATGTAAAACAGAAAATTAATAATCCATGAGTTATTACCAACGGGTTGACCATTTTAATGAAATTATTCAGATTGTGACCTTGCACACTATCTGTTTctttaattaaatgttttggGATCTGGCCCTCCATCTTTTTTATTTGAGTGTGTCAGATTTGACTCATTATCTTCTTTTATTTAATTGGTCCAtatatgtccctctctctgttcctcgaAGGAGAGTAGGGCAGCTCCAGTATGGTGGTGCCTGCAATGCTCCAGTGACTTTGTGGTTTTGGTGGGAAATGTTACATGTGGGAAATTATTCTTGGCACCCTCTTCAAAGATCCTGGAATAGTTAATATCTCTGTGTCTAAGGCAGGCTCTTTGTGCTTTACTAGGCCATAGTTGTGGTGGAAGAAACCACCCAGGCCATTGATCTGGGCctgtttaacttacagaaagaATAATAACAAGCTTCTTGCCTTCTTCTTTATGGCACTTGGCTTTCCTCTGTTTAATAAGCGGTTTGGCCACGGCTGCCGCTCTGACGCACGGCTTCAGAAATATACTGCTCGGTGGCGTCTGCTGATCACTGGGACTTTggaactttttttcttcttttcactCTCTAATAGGGACGTGTGTTTCTCATAAAGGATTTGGATAGCTGAATCTTTAATAAGCTTTTGTGGGGGTGAAGTGCACGTAGTAACAATTTTCATTGCCAAGTAGATTTGCTTCAGGATTTCAGTTGGACATTATGGTTTCAAACACGTTTTGGTGTAGTTTAGGGAATTTAGTTGTATGTGCCTTGTGAGAGGACTTGCTcaatgtctgtgtgagtgattgggagtcagatggccgagcggttagggaattggactattaattagaaggttgccggttcgattcccatctgtgccaaatgacattgtgtccttgggcaaggcacttcaacctacttgcctcgggggaatgtccctgtacttactgtaagtcgctctggataagagcatctgctaaatgtagagACATCTTTGCAATATGGTTCATTTCTATCAAATATGACTTTACAGAGCAATTAATGTTTACATGTATTTAGTAAAACGTTATGTCTGTTTTAAACTGGGAAACACTTTTATGACAGCTTAATATATGGGTTGAGTGAGTCATATACTGGATGATTACACTCTTAACATGTAAAGAAATGTGTCATATAACCTATTGTTTTATGACCCTCAAACAAGTTTTAGACATTCTGGGTGAAATGACCACTTAGAACAGAAGGTGGCATACTTGTCTCATGAAGTAGACTCAAAGTTTTGAACCCTGGCCAAATCAAAAGCTTTTAAAGCGATTATGTGAGGAAAGTCGTCAATTTCCTAGCACAGCCTGAGCTAGTTTATGTTACCAGGCAGTTTCTTGTGGCCTTGGTCGTGAACAGAACAGTAAATTTGAGAGTTTACTGTGAATTGTCCTCCATTAAATTAATAGGACTCTGAAGAAGGCACGTTAAACTATTGCCTTTCAAAGGTATGAGAGCCACAATTCTCCAAAGTTATTGAAGTGCCAGTAATTTATTGACACACGTGAAGGCAACAGCGCCAGCTTAGGCGATACTCTAAGAGACAGACAATAAAAACCGAATTTATGCTTCAACAGAAGAAATCAATCAGCAGACAACAATATTATTTTCACAGCTGAGTGACGAATTACATTAGGAAGAGAGCTCAATCAAAGTTCCTGTTGATgcctttcttccatttttttgaTTTAGGAGCAATTCAATCTGAACATAATCTTAAATACAAGCAAGCTCTATGTTCATGATATAAGACTATTGTTTGGGATTGTTCCTGTGTTTCAAAACATGACAGGAAGAAAGTTAGGGCCAACAACTGAATCTCGATAGACTAGACTGGCATAATAAAGTTAGATTTTTTCCCTAAGTCTGGTATGTGCATTTATTTTCATCTGACATCATTATTCCGTTTCAGCACAAATTGATTTGGACAGTTGAAACACCGATCAGAGTTCCAGTCAACGTTCTATTTTCAGGACCAGTGTAGCTTTACCCACGTGTAATTATCTGCAGTAAACATTGGAAACATGAGACCACAGATCAACATGCGGCATCCAAGGAAACAAACAAAGGGGTCGTGACCCTTGACGCTGTAGTTTAGCGTCAGTTTAAGAAACAACAACCAGAGCCCTTTCTCCAGGAAAATAAACAGTGTGTTTCTTTCTTCAAGGAAGGATAAACAAATCTGTGTGCTGGAACACACATCTCAGTACGTAAAGCCATGTATACATAACACAGAGGAAGATGTTCTGGATGTTCTGGAGCATCACCATCTTTATATAGCTTAACATCGCGGCAAATGGCAGCAGCAACACTACTCTATCTCTCCACAAACGCTTCTCCTCCTTTCCATCCtctgctccatccctccatcattcccccctccctccagtcagGGCCGtagcccctccctctgccaTCAGAAAGAGATGATCACGTTATCAGAGGGTTGCCAGGAGGTTGTCAGCTCTCATTGGGCCCTCTGTCCGAGCGGCCGGTTGGCGGATATGTGGTGTTGCCAAGCTCCCAGCGCCCATCCTCCAGGACATCTGCTGTGGAGGGCTCCAGCCCAAGCAGCATCTTAATCCCCATCTCAGGCCCGCTGCTTGCCTGCTTGTATTAATTGCCCTTGCCTCGCTCGCTGTTTGCTTCTGATTACACTCATTAATTTAAATTCCCCCGGAAACCTAccaccatacacacgcacacacacacacgctctccgtGACAGTGGCTGACCATTTGTATACCATTAGCAGCTGTGAATGTCAGCCGTGTCCACTTCCTgcttctgtgtctgcctgcctgtttgcctgtctgcttgcGTGTCTGTATGTCAGCTTtctagcctgtctgtctgtcagtctgtctgttaacctgtctgtctgtaggtctgtctgtttacctgtctgtctgtctgtctgtctgtctgtctgtcttcttgcctgtttgtgtatgtgggcATGTGTACATGTGCGCATGCTCTCCCACAGCAGCCCAGCAATTACTGCATAAAGCCCACCTGACCTGTGGAGCTGTTAAACTCACTCTTCACACCCAGCTGTGTGGCCTCTacctctcaccctgtcacctTGCAACCGCGGGCTTTCTGGGAACTCTGTAGTCGGCTTGAGTGATTCATTCTGCAGCTGTACCCTAACAGGCCTCTAGAGGGCGACTGCACAGAGGTCACCCccccgctgctctctgctgaggAACAGGCCCAAATAAAAACCCCTGAAGCCTGACAACTTCCTCAACTAAAACCCACGTAACCCAATTACAAAAGACTGCCTGGATGGAGAAATGAAAACGTTCCGGACTAAATTTCCCAAGAGAACTGTATTCGTTTATTAAATAATTTTTTCTCCTTCAGATTCTCAAGGATTGCTTCAGCATTTCACTATTGAGTGACTCAACAAGCCAGAACTATGCCGTAAGGGTAAGATGTAAGTGCTGTCTGTGATGCACCTAGACCTCTTCTACAGAAGCCACAGAATCTATAATTGTATAGGTTATGCTTGAACAGGCACATATTGCTATCTTTCTAAAGGACAGTCAGATAATAAGCTCAGATAGTCTCAGCCCTGTTGGTGCTAAAATCCTTCATTACCCAGGAGGCTGCGGGGCTTCAGGGCTTGCTGGGGGATGCTGGGGGATGTaggcacagagagaaaggagggtgtAGTATTCTCGCAGAAGGTCATCTCGATTGATGAACAGCCTGTGGCTGAGCTTCGTAGGATCCCGTTGCTCTCCTGCCATGTATTTGTTTTGGGAGACCAGGCTGCCCACAGTCCCTGGATAACAACAGCCAGCCAGGGGAAAGGAAACCGAAAGCCCTGCTCAGACAGAACCTGGGGCTCCCAGTATTCTGGATCAGACTCCACTCTTCACTACCCCACAAGTCACCCTACTGGCAAAGAAAATACGCAATTCATATTGAATAACGTTGAAAGATGGGAGGACGCAAGAGAAATATGAGGAAGCCATTTCGGCCTATTGAGACCCAGCCCCcagtgtctcctctcctccctcccctgtgtgtctctgtctgaggcTGATAGGCCTCCCCGCTGCTGACAGCCTGGAATATTCTCATTCATCCTCATC
The DNA window shown above is from Osmerus eperlanus chromosome 3, fOsmEpe2.1, whole genome shotgun sequence and carries:
- the LOC134017436 gene encoding uncharacterized protein C3orf38 homolog isoform X1 translates to MQGLTHIERNGCKKMLGLLSKGDILSLTDTVTNKMIAVESVKEAVEAILSYSNCAEELLKRKKVHRDVIFKYLAKEGVVIPSNSEKHQLIKKTLEFWSNATVKTEKVVVSQSPDTEAEQRVSVTAEAAGEAVFEPLALARQFCQWFYQLLNSQNPSLGQPPQDWGPQHFWEDVRLCLLTSINGQQTEEFHGSELASLRLLALARDERLLLSPNLEPHGLRALSSPHGLVLVAVAGTIHRDRACLGIFEQVFGLIRSPLDKNQWKIKFVNLKIRGQDSLSGAEELVSPALTCDSSELQLLCS
- the LOC134017436 gene encoding uncharacterized protein C3orf38 homolog isoform X2, encoding MIAVESVKEAVEAILSYSNCAEELLKRKKVHRDVIFKYLAKEGVVIPSNSEKHQLIKKTLEFWSNATVKTEKVVVSQSPDTEAEQRVSVTAEAAGEAVFEPLALARQFCQWFYQLLNSQNPSLGQPPQDWGPQHFWEDVRLCLLTSINGQQTEEFHGSELASLRLLALARDERLLLSPNLEPHGLRALSSPHGLVLVAVAGTIHRDRACLGIFEQVFGLIRSPLDKNQWKIKFVNLKIRGQDSLSGAEELVSPALTCDSSELQLLCS
- the LOC134016557 gene encoding uncharacterized protein C3orf38 homolog isoform X1 — protein: MPESLTFEERYGCRTILEMLPRDNILSLHHTVTNTEKGWISTTQAIVDIISHSKNAGELLKRKKVQRDVLFTYLQNEGIALPKSTDKQQLVYLALGHWSKNLYSPPPTTFSTFSSLLTSPVLPTPFIPISTTPSNPAPSYQASVKLESPLVFEQSSPLTKLKDDSSGTDLPAMAQEFCKWFYQLLNGLNPSLGQMALDLNPRHFWEDVKLRIVSKTGSEEYDGAELVSLRLLALARDERLLLSPNLEPHGLRALSSPHGLVLVAVAGTIHRDRACLGIYEQVFGLIRSPLDNNQWKIKFTEVRMQKKDDMSVGDELAPPPLTWDTSELERLCGSP
- the LOC134016557 gene encoding uncharacterized protein C3orf38 homolog isoform X2, producing MAQEFCKWFYQLLNGLNPSLGQMALDLNPRHFWEDVKLRIVSKTGSEEYDGAELVSLRLLALARDERLLLSPNLEPHGLRALSSPHGLVLVAVAGTIHRDRACLGIYEQVFGLIRSPLDNNQWKIKFTEVRMQKKDDMSVGDELAPPPLTWDTSELERLCGSP